The proteins below come from a single Serratia ficaria genomic window:
- the argE gene encoding acetylornithine deacetylase has product MKLPPFIELYRALIATPSISATDGALDQSNEALINLLAEWFADLGFRVDVQPVPDTRNKFNLLASIGEGSGGLLLAGHTDTVPYDEGRWTRDPFTLTEHDNKLYGLGTADMKGFFAFILDAVRDIDAGKLTKPLYILATADEETTMAGARYFAASTAIRPDFAIIGEPTSLQPVRAHKGHIANAIRIVGQSGHSSDPARGVNAIDLMHESIGQLIELRKTLQERYNNPAFAVPYPTMNFGHISGGDAANRICACCELHLDIRPLPGMTLDNINELMHQALEPVSQRWPGRLTIEELHASVPGYECPTDHRMVAVIEELLGTRTQVVNYCTEAPFVQQVCPTLVLGPGSIDQAHQPDEYIDTAFIEPTRKLLGQLVDHFCRR; this is encoded by the coding sequence ATGAAATTACCTCCATTTATTGAGCTGTACCGGGCGTTGATCGCCACTCCGTCGATCAGCGCCACCGACGGCGCCCTCGATCAGAGTAATGAAGCATTAATCAACTTGCTGGCCGAATGGTTTGCCGATTTGGGTTTCCGCGTCGACGTACAGCCGGTGCCGGATACCCGCAACAAGTTCAACCTGCTGGCCAGCATTGGCGAAGGCAGCGGCGGCCTGCTGCTGGCGGGCCATACCGATACCGTGCCCTATGACGAAGGCCGCTGGACGCGCGATCCCTTTACCCTGACCGAACACGACAACAAGCTGTACGGCCTGGGTACCGCCGACATGAAAGGCTTCTTCGCCTTTATTCTCGACGCGGTGCGCGACATCGACGCCGGCAAGCTGACCAAGCCGCTGTACATTCTGGCCACCGCAGATGAAGAAACGACGATGGCCGGCGCACGTTATTTCGCCGCCTCCACCGCCATTCGTCCCGACTTCGCCATCATCGGCGAGCCGACCTCACTGCAGCCGGTGCGCGCGCACAAGGGCCATATCGCCAACGCCATTCGCATCGTCGGCCAATCCGGCCACTCCAGCGATCCGGCGCGCGGCGTCAACGCCATCGATCTGATGCACGAGTCCATCGGCCAACTGATCGAGCTGCGCAAAACGCTGCAGGAACGCTACAACAACCCGGCGTTCGCCGTGCCTTACCCGACCATGAACTTCGGCCATATCAGCGGCGGCGACGCGGCCAACCGCATCTGCGCCTGCTGCGAACTGCATCTGGATATCCGCCCTCTGCCCGGCATGACGCTCGACAACATCAACGAGCTGATGCACCAGGCGCTGGAGCCGGTAAGCCAGCGTTGGCCGGGCCGTTTGACCATCGAAGAGCTGCACGCCTCGGTGCCGGGCTATGAATGCCCGACCGACCACCGCATGGTGGCGGTGATTGAGGAACTGCTGGGCACCCGCACCCAGGTGGTCAACTACTGCACCGAAGCGCCGTTCGTTCAACAGGTGTGCCCGACGCTGGTGCTGGGCCCCGGTTCCATCGATCAGGCGCATCAGCCGGATGAATATATTGATACCGCGTTTATCGAGCCGACGCGCAAACTGTTGGGGCAGCTGGTCGATCATTTTTGCCGGCGCTAA